AAAATATCTTGTCAATGTTAATTTCAACAAATTCACTATTTTAAAAGGGTTTTTAGAAAGAAAAGTCTTAAGACACTAAAAAAAAGGATCAAAAAGTTATGAACGATACTTTTATTCATTTATGAAACTTATAAATCCTACAAATTAGATAAAAAAAATCAATCCACCCTCAAAAGAGACTTTAAAATTAAGATATTAGAAGAAACTGTTGCACTATAGTAAATCCGTACTATTATTAGTACAGATGTATTATTACAATATGAAAGTGATCCCATCTTCTCCTTATGCCCCTTTTAATTCAAAAGAATGGAATTTCCTAATAAGCAAAAATGCAAAGTTTGAAAATACTCCAATAAAGATTCAAAAAAAATTTTATAGAACTTTTACTCTTAAAAAGATTGAAAAAAATGAACTTTTGAAAGAGAAGAATGAATTGCATCAACAAATGCAACTTTTATTCGGATAGAAAAATATTAAGTAACAATCTTTTTATTGAATATTATTTTACGAGATCCAATTTTTTGTTAGATTAGTAGAAATATAAAAAGGATTTAATTTGGCTGTAGATCGAGAACTTTTAAAAGAAGTTACCCAAGAACTTTGGAATACCGTAAAAAAACTAAGACCTGAAATAGATCGGCAAACTCGACTTCAATTAGTTTTAAAGGCCTTACTAACTATTGGAGATTTGCCAGATCAAATGCAAGCTGCCATGGTAGTAGGAGTTTGCGCAGAATTGGATAAGAGTGATATTGATAATGACGA
This region of Prochlorococcus marinus str. GP2 genomic DNA includes:
- a CDS encoding TIGR03894 family protein, which translates into the protein MAVDRELLKEVTQELWNTVKKLRPEIDRQTRLQLVLKALLTIGDLPDQMQAAMVVGVCAELDKSDIDNDETNSQTSDSSGVDTSTGRKVVRRSSAK